Proteins from a single region of Paenibacillus sp. BIHB 4019:
- the lspA gene encoding signal peptidase II, with translation MRYYYYWIALFVFVVDFITKKIIATQLNLGDLISVIGNFFYITSHRNKGAAFGILQEQRLFFIVITVVILAAIIWYIQTTRKLGKVWLLTGLGLVLGGAFGNFLDRAMYGEVVDFLLFNFGSYSFPIFNVADSAICVGVALILIDALLTSKQEKQDQMRSEEDKESNPNEQQTV, from the coding sequence ATGCGTTATTACTACTACTGGATCGCTTTATTCGTATTTGTTGTAGATTTTATAACGAAGAAAATAATTGCGACACAGCTGAACCTGGGTGATTTGATTAGTGTAATTGGCAATTTCTTTTACATTACATCGCACCGCAACAAAGGGGCTGCCTTTGGTATTTTGCAGGAGCAGCGTTTATTTTTTATCGTCATTACAGTTGTTATTTTAGCCGCGATTATCTGGTACATACAAACGACTCGGAAGCTCGGCAAAGTATGGCTGTTAACAGGTCTTGGACTTGTGCTTGGCGGAGCGTTCGGCAATTTTCTGGACCGGGCGATGTACGGCGAAGTTGTCGATTTCTTGCTGTTTAATTTCGGCAGCTATTCGTTCCCGATTTTTAACGTCGCTGATTCGGCGATTTGCGTAGGTGTCGCATTAATATTGATTGATGCCTTGCTGACCTCGAAGCAGGAGAAGCAGGATCAAATGAGAAGTGAAGAGGATAAGGAGTCTAACCCGAATGAGCAGCAAACCGTTTGA
- a CDS encoding TraR/DksA C4-type zinc finger protein, whose protein sequence is MEQLSELHARLILDKQDIEQRLEHNGHYGLDSEWKASNSELSAVDNHPADAGTDLFERSKDIALLEQEELHLYRIDAALEAFQNGTYGSCIVCKEPIPYERLEALPDCLYCLDHAPRQDLNRQRPIEEETIQMPYGYSSEKVYTGWAGFDGEDAWQIVEQWGNSDSPAMSANREAADYEHIGSASEENEGFVEQLESFVATDITGRHVSIIHNSQYKRYMESNEGDHHLEQDR, encoded by the coding sequence ATGGAACAGCTAAGCGAGCTGCACGCCCGGTTAATATTGGACAAGCAAGACATTGAACAACGACTAGAGCATAACGGCCATTATGGCCTTGATTCCGAATGGAAAGCAAGCAACAGCGAGCTGTCAGCGGTGGACAATCACCCGGCAGATGCTGGAACCGATTTGTTCGAGCGCAGCAAGGATATTGCCCTGCTGGAGCAGGAGGAGCTGCATTTGTACAGAATTGATGCGGCGCTGGAAGCTTTTCAAAACGGGACCTACGGTTCCTGCATCGTGTGCAAGGAGCCTATTCCTTATGAAAGGCTGGAGGCCCTTCCCGATTGCTTATACTGCCTGGACCATGCTCCGCGGCAAGATCTGAACAGGCAGCGTCCAATTGAGGAAGAGACGATTCAAATGCCTTACGGCTATTCCAGTGAAAAAGTCTACACGGGCTGGGCCGGCTTCGACGGCGAAGATGCGTGGCAAATTGTCGAGCAATGGGGCAACTCCGACTCCCCGGCGATGTCTGCCAACCGCGAAGCAGCCGATTATGAGCATATTGGCTCGGCCTCCGAGGAAAATGAAGGTTTTGTAGAGCAGCTTGAAAGCTTCGTTGCCACCGATATTACCGGGCGCCATGTGTCCATTATTCATAATTCACAATATAAGCGTTATATGGAAAGCAATGAAGGCGACCACCATTTGGAGCAGGACCGTTAA
- a CDS encoding DUF5665 domain-containing protein — MKELERKPIRSVKEEQSLEHTLSKLDSRLSKIAAEMERTQIAEYVDLLNRPISLIWRNVLAGLARGVGIAIGFTFFAATILYVLQILGALNLPIIGDYIADIVRIVQIQLEGKNY; from the coding sequence ATGAAGGAGCTGGAGCGTAAGCCGATTCGTTCCGTGAAGGAGGAGCAGTCGCTTGAACATACGCTGAGCAAGCTGGATAGCAGGCTGAGCAAAATAGCAGCGGAAATGGAACGCACGCAAATAGCCGAATATGTGGACTTGCTTAATCGGCCGATCAGCCTCATATGGCGCAATGTGCTTGCTGGCTTGGCGAGAGGCGTCGGTATCGCGATTGGCTTTACTTTTTTTGCAGCGACGATTTTGTATGTATTGCAAATTTTAGGGGCGCTCAATTTGCCGATTATCGGCGACTATATTGCGGATATCGTGCGCATCGTTCAGATTCAGCTGGAAGGGAAAAACTATTAG
- the ileS gene encoding isoleucine--tRNA ligase: protein MQRVDVKEKARTRELRVLKQWADNDTFKKSIENREGKPNFVFYEGPPTANGAPHIGHVLGRVIKDFICRYKTMSGYRVVRKAGWDTHGLPVELGVEKQLGISGKQEIENYGVEAFIKKCKDSVFEYEKQWRELTEGIAYWTDLDNPYITLKNEYIESVWHILSTIHSKGLLYRGHRVSPYCPCCQTTLSSHEVAQGYEDVKDLSATVKFKLVDTGESVLAWTTTPWTLPANVALAVHPELEYVRVASKGEVFIVAKNLVESVFKEEHEVLSSLKGSELVGQSYEPPFRYVAIENAHKVIAGDFVSDTSGTGIVHIAPAHGEDDYRVARQNGISMLSVVNNAGRYVDEVTDLAGRFVKDCDVDIVKMLSERGLLFSKERYEHSYPFCWRCKSPLLYYATESWFIETTAVKDQLIANNNGVDWYPGHIRDGRFGKFLEDLVDWNISRNRYWGTPLNVWICEATGKQYSPGSIADLRERAVGDVPEDIELHKPYVDEIKLKSPFAEGAIMTRTPEVIDVWFDSGSMPFAQHHVPFENNDRFAEQYPADMICEGIDQTRGWFYSLLAVSTLYNGKAPYKAVISTGHILDENGQKMSKSKGNVIDPWEIINEYGTDAFRWALLADSAPWNSKRFSRSIVGEAKSKVIDTIVNTHAFYALYATIDGFDHKTHEERHSANKLDRWIVSRLNSLIKTTVKGLDGNDFLNPAKAIEIFVDELSNWYIRRSRDRFWGSGLTEDKINAYQTLRHVLLTLARIIAPYAPLLAEDLYGNLGGGESVHLANYPAADESAIDLTLEQDMESAKQIVELARNVRNETGIKTRQPLSELIVSLDREFDVAGYEEIVKDEINVKSIVVQNSDSGFVDFTLKLNLKVAGKKYGKNVGPIQAHLKSLTADETRAVIAHGALAMAVDAEELFIPVEELLVEKQAKSGFASASGGGITVALNTDITPELEQEGWVREVIRAVQDTRKKLDLPIEKRIDLVLSVDEGLRAALEAFSHVLEENVLLSSVSYEELEGSERVQLGEKEIGILIKG, encoded by the coding sequence ATGCAACGTGTAGACGTAAAGGAAAAAGCAAGAACGCGCGAGCTTCGCGTATTAAAGCAGTGGGCGGATAACGATACGTTCAAAAAGTCGATTGAAAACCGCGAAGGCAAGCCGAATTTCGTATTTTATGAAGGTCCTCCGACCGCTAACGGCGCGCCGCATATCGGCCACGTGCTGGGCCGCGTCATTAAAGATTTTATTTGCCGCTACAAAACGATGTCCGGCTACCGCGTTGTTCGCAAAGCGGGCTGGGATACGCATGGCCTTCCTGTAGAGCTTGGCGTTGAGAAGCAGCTCGGCATTTCCGGCAAGCAGGAGATCGAAAATTACGGCGTAGAAGCTTTTATCAAAAAATGCAAGGACAGCGTCTTTGAATATGAGAAGCAGTGGCGCGAGCTGACCGAGGGCATCGCTTATTGGACAGATCTTGACAACCCGTACATTACGCTTAAAAACGAATATATCGAAAGTGTATGGCATATTCTCTCGACGATTCATAGCAAGGGCTTGCTGTATCGCGGCCACCGCGTCAGCCCATATTGCCCGTGCTGCCAAACGACACTGAGCTCCCATGAGGTTGCTCAAGGGTATGAGGACGTTAAGGATTTGAGTGCAACGGTCAAGTTTAAGCTTGTGGACACTGGCGAATCCGTGCTGGCGTGGACGACTACGCCTTGGACGCTGCCGGCAAACGTGGCGCTTGCTGTTCATCCGGAGCTTGAATACGTTCGAGTAGCAAGCAAGGGCGAAGTATTTATCGTCGCTAAAAACCTGGTAGAGAGCGTATTTAAAGAGGAGCACGAGGTGCTGTCCTCGCTTAAAGGCTCCGAGCTGGTTGGCCAAAGCTATGAGCCGCCATTCCGTTACGTTGCCATAGAAAATGCTCATAAAGTCATCGCTGGCGATTTCGTAAGCGATACGAGCGGTACGGGTATCGTACACATTGCGCCGGCGCATGGTGAGGATGACTATAGAGTGGCGCGCCAAAACGGCATCAGCATGCTGAGCGTCGTGAACAATGCAGGCCGTTACGTCGATGAAGTGACCGACCTTGCTGGACGCTTCGTCAAAGATTGCGATGTCGACATTGTGAAAATGCTTAGCGAGCGCGGCCTGCTGTTCTCTAAGGAGCGTTACGAGCACAGCTATCCGTTCTGCTGGCGTTGTAAATCGCCGCTCTTGTATTATGCGACAGAAAGCTGGTTCATTGAGACGACTGCCGTTAAAGATCAGCTGATCGCGAACAACAATGGAGTAGACTGGTACCCAGGCCATATCCGCGATGGACGCTTTGGCAAATTCCTTGAGGATTTGGTGGATTGGAACATCAGCCGCAACCGCTATTGGGGAACGCCGCTGAACGTATGGATTTGCGAAGCGACGGGCAAGCAATATTCGCCTGGCAGCATTGCCGATCTGCGCGAGCGTGCGGTTGGCGACGTGCCGGAGGACATTGAGCTGCATAAGCCTTACGTCGATGAAATCAAGCTGAAATCGCCGTTTGCCGAAGGCGCAATTATGACGCGTACGCCAGAAGTGATCGATGTATGGTTCGACAGCGGCTCGATGCCGTTTGCGCAGCATCATGTTCCTTTTGAAAATAACGATCGTTTCGCGGAGCAGTATCCGGCGGATATGATTTGCGAAGGCATCGATCAGACGCGCGGCTGGTTCTACAGCCTGCTTGCGGTATCGACGTTATACAACGGCAAGGCGCCGTATAAGGCGGTTATTTCGACCGGACATATTTTGGATGAGAATGGTCAGAAAATGTCCAAATCCAAAGGCAATGTTATTGATCCTTGGGAAATTATCAACGAGTACGGCACGGATGCATTCCGTTGGGCGCTGCTTGCGGATAGCGCACCTTGGAACAGCAAACGTTTCTCGCGTTCGATTGTCGGCGAAGCAAAATCGAAGGTCATCGACACGATTGTCAATACGCATGCCTTCTATGCGCTGTATGCAACGATCGATGGCTTCGATCACAAAACACACGAAGAGCGTCATTCCGCGAATAAGCTGGATCGCTGGATCGTATCGCGTCTGAACAGCCTGATCAAGACGACTGTGAAAGGGCTTGACGGTAATGACTTCCTGAATCCGGCGAAGGCAATCGAAATTTTCGTTGACGAGCTGAGCAACTGGTACATCCGCCGTTCCCGTGACCGTTTCTGGGGCAGCGGTCTTACCGAAGATAAAATCAATGCCTATCAAACGCTGCGTCATGTGCTGTTGACACTGGCACGCATCATTGCGCCATATGCCCCGCTTCTTGCGGAAGACCTCTATGGCAACCTCGGCGGCGGAGAAAGCGTCCATCTCGCAAACTATCCTGCAGCAGACGAGTCCGCTATTGACCTAACGCTAGAGCAGGATATGGAGAGCGCGAAGCAAATCGTGGAGCTTGCTCGCAACGTCCGCAACGAGACGGGCATCAAGACGCGTCAGCCGCTGTCTGAGCTTATCGTGTCCCTTGACCGTGAGTTTGACGTGGCAGGCTATGAGGAAATCGTGAAGGATGAAATCAATGTCAAATCAATCGTCGTGCAAAACAGCGACAGCGGATTTGTGGATTTCACGCTTAAGCTGAACCTCAAAGTGGCTGGTAAAAAATACGGCAAAAACGTAGGTCCGATTCAGGCTCACCTGAAATCGCTAACGGCCGACGAAACGCGTGCCGTTATAGCGCATGGCGCGCTCGCTATGGCGGTGGATGCGGAAGAGCTGTTCATTCCTGTCGAGGAGCTGCTCGTTGAGAAGCAAGCGAAATCCGGTTTTGCGTCCGCTTCTGGCGGCGGGATCACCGTAGCCTTGAATACGGACATTACGCCTGAGCTGGAGCAAGAGGGCTGGGTGCGCGAAGTGATTCGTGCGGTTCAAGATACGCGCAAAAAGCTGGATCTGCCAATCGAGAAGCGCATTGACCTTGTGCTGAGCGTCGATGAAGGATTGCGCGCAGCGCTTGAAGCGTTCAGCCATGTGCTGGAGGAAAATGTACTGCTGAGCAGCGTTTCCTATGAAGAGCTGGAAGGCAGCGAGCGGGTCCAATTGGGCGAGAAGGAAATTGGAATCTTGATCAAAGGCTAA
- a CDS encoding DivIVA domain-containing protein: protein MPLTPLDIHNKEFGRRLRGYDEDEVNEFLDQVIKDYETIIRENKELQNQILNMQEKLNHFSNIEETLSKTIIVAQEAADEVRNNAKKEAQLIIKEAEKNADRIINDSLSKSRKVSVEVEELKKQASIFRARFRTLVEAQLELLSQDDWRTLDPGQHPELEQLSRG, encoded by the coding sequence ATGCCGTTAACGCCATTGGACATACATAATAAGGAATTTGGTCGCCGGTTGCGCGGCTATGACGAGGATGAGGTCAATGAATTTCTTGACCAGGTCATTAAAGATTATGAAACGATAATCCGCGAAAATAAGGAGCTGCAGAACCAGATCCTTAATATGCAGGAGAAGCTGAACCACTTCTCGAACATCGAAGAGACGCTGAGCAAGACGATTATCGTCGCACAAGAGGCGGCTGACGAGGTTCGAAACAATGCGAAGAAGGAAGCGCAGCTGATCATCAAGGAAGCGGAGAAAAATGCGGATCGCATTATTAATGACTCGCTGAGCAAGTCGCGCAAAGTATCGGTTGAGGTTGAGGAGCTGAAGAAGCAGGCATCGATCTTCCGTGCACGGTTCCGGACGCTTGTAGAAGCGCAGCTGGAACTGCTGAGCCAGGACGATTGGAGAACGCTTGATCCAGGCCAGCATCCTGAGCTGGAACAGCTTTCCCGAGGTTAA
- a CDS encoding YlmH/Sll1252 family protein: MKLPIYDHFHPDEKPFVDRAWEWVERSAQQHELKRTDFLDPRQAQIVQSLVNRHPDVELRLDGGYPEAERCRAIIGPDYRDLDQELAAIAVLEVQVSGPGGTSQQLDHGDYLGALLGLGIKRDRVGDIHVHETFAHIMMTEDIADYLNVHLRQVHRASVLTEIIPLSSLSPVVPELQEMSFTVASMRVDGIASDVHRISRTKIVDPIRAGRCRVNWKTVEDPSEQLREGDVVSIKGLGRFKVMEADGVTKKGRIRLKVGKFI, encoded by the coding sequence ATGAAATTACCTATATATGACCATTTCCACCCGGACGAGAAGCCATTCGTTGACCGGGCGTGGGAATGGGTGGAGCGGTCCGCACAGCAGCATGAGCTGAAGCGGACCGATTTTTTGGACCCGAGACAGGCTCAGATCGTTCAAAGCCTCGTCAATCGCCATCCGGATGTGGAGCTGCGGCTTGATGGCGGCTACCCTGAGGCAGAGCGCTGCCGGGCCATTATTGGGCCGGATTACCGCGATCTGGATCAGGAGCTTGCCGCAATTGCTGTGCTGGAGGTACAGGTCAGCGGCCCGGGCGGGACAAGCCAGCAGCTCGATCATGGCGATTACCTTGGCGCCCTGCTGGGTCTGGGCATCAAGCGTGACCGGGTAGGGGACATTCATGTCCATGAAACTTTCGCTCACATTATGATGACGGAAGACATTGCGGATTATTTGAACGTTCACTTAAGGCAGGTGCACCGGGCGAGCGTATTGACCGAAATCATTCCACTGTCTTCCTTGTCGCCAGTCGTGCCAGAGCTGCAGGAAATGAGCTTTACAGTAGCCTCGATGCGAGTGGACGGCATTGCGAGCGATGTGCACCGGATTAGCCGTACAAAAATTGTAGATCCCATTCGCGCCGGCAGATGCCGGGTGAACTGGAAAACGGTGGAGGACCCGTCCGAGCAGCTGCGCGAAGGCGATGTCGTATCTATAAAAGGGTTGGGCCGATTTAAAGTTATGGAGGCGGATGGCGTGACGAAGAAAGGCAGAATTCGGCTGAAGGTGGGCAAATTTATTTAG
- a CDS encoding YggT family protein, protein MNLQSIYSFMIIGYVLMSWLPNARESFIGVFLGKLVEPYLGIFRRFIPPIGGMIDISPIVAIFALRFVAMGLIAVVGFILPG, encoded by the coding sequence ATGAACCTTCAAAGTATTTACAGCTTTATGATTATTGGTTATGTGTTAATGTCGTGGTTGCCCAATGCGCGCGAAAGCTTTATTGGCGTATTTTTAGGCAAGCTGGTTGAGCCGTACTTAGGCATTTTCCGCCGTTTCATTCCACCGATTGGCGGCATGATTGATATTTCCCCAATCGTAGCGATTTTTGCGCTTCGTTTTGTGGCAATGGGGCTCATTGCGGTAGTAGGCTTTATACTGCCGGGCTAG
- the sepF gene encoding cell division protein SepF: MGVMNKFMNFLGLQEEEEIIERERSAQPEEPDHEIETSPFEARKNTKGNNIVSIHSQKNVRVILSEPRSYDEAQDIADHLRSRRAVIVNLQRVRTDLALRIVDFLSGTVYALGGNISKLGPNIFLCTPDSVEIQGSITEMMAEDNEYSKMR, encoded by the coding sequence ATGGGCGTTATGAATAAGTTTATGAATTTTCTTGGTTTGCAGGAGGAAGAAGAGATCATTGAACGGGAAAGAAGCGCGCAGCCGGAGGAGCCAGACCATGAAATTGAAACCTCTCCGTTCGAAGCACGTAAAAATACAAAGGGCAACAACATCGTAAGCATACATTCGCAGAAAAATGTACGAGTTATCTTAAGCGAGCCGCGCTCCTATGATGAGGCGCAGGATATTGCCGATCATCTGCGTTCGCGCCGTGCCGTCATTGTAAACCTGCAGCGTGTGCGTACCGACTTGGCGCTTCGCATTGTTGATTTCCTCAGCGGTACAGTGTACGCTTTGGGTGGCAATATATCGAAGCTCGGCCCGAACATTTTCCTATGTACGCCGGATTCGGTTGAAATTCAAGGGTCGATTACGGAAATGATGGCAGAGGACAATGAATACTCCAAAATGAGGTGA
- a CDS encoding YggS family pyridoxal phosphate-dependent enzyme yields the protein MDSSLTERIAEVQRRIDAACERSGRKPEDVNVIAVTKYVSLATAVQAFEEGLRHLGENRFQDALPKWEAISGDAAEGGDGQAIWHFIGSLQTNKVKDVIGKFTYIHSLDRLSLAQAIEKRAAQLGVQVPCMIQVNVSGEDSKHGLEPEQLPELLEAIKGFQYVQPVGLMTMAPYEAEAEQTRPVFRALRELRDKMNREVALNAPLTELSMGMSNDFEVAIEEGATWIRLGTILVGKEG from the coding sequence TTGGATAGCTCATTAACAGAGCGGATAGCAGAAGTACAGCGCCGGATCGATGCAGCGTGCGAGAGAAGCGGTCGTAAGCCGGAGGATGTGAACGTTATTGCGGTGACTAAATATGTATCGCTCGCTACAGCTGTTCAGGCGTTTGAAGAGGGGCTGCGCCATTTAGGCGAAAACCGCTTTCAGGACGCGCTGCCCAAGTGGGAAGCCATTAGCGGCGATGCAGCCGAAGGAGGCGATGGACAAGCCATCTGGCATTTCATCGGTTCGCTGCAGACGAATAAGGTTAAAGATGTCATAGGGAAGTTTACATACATTCACTCGCTGGACCGCTTGTCGCTTGCACAGGCGATCGAGAAGCGAGCAGCGCAGCTTGGCGTGCAGGTGCCCTGTATGATTCAGGTTAATGTATCGGGCGAAGACTCCAAGCATGGCCTTGAACCGGAGCAGCTGCCGGAGCTTTTGGAAGCGATTAAAGGCTTTCAGTATGTACAGCCGGTAGGCTTGATGACGATGGCGCCTTATGAGGCTGAAGCTGAGCAGACCCGGCCTGTGTTCCGCGCTTTGCGGGAGCTGAGGGATAAGATGAATAGGGAAGTGGCTTTGAATGCTCCGCTGACGGAACTTTCCATGGGCATGTCGAATGACTTTGAGGTCGCGATTGAAGAAGGCGCAACGTGGATTAGATTAGGAACGATACTAGTTGGAAAAGAGGGATGA